One genomic window of Lagenorhynchus albirostris chromosome 17, mLagAlb1.1, whole genome shotgun sequence includes the following:
- the OC90 gene encoding otoconin-90, which translates to MDVESRLSSDKLQAPYPSVAHPLDTPHLPWELPPGLSENINMTFLNGVFKNVGGVAEIFDCLGSHFTWLQDVFTNFPALLQFVNGMKCVAGLCPRDFEDYGCACRFEMEGLPVDESDSCCFQHRRCYEQAAEIDCLQDPAKLSTDVNCVSKSITCESGDACGHLLCSCDKAAIECLAESGINSSLNLLDTSFCLAQPPETTSRKELLTLLPRVVPVEPTDSSLTALSGEDEHRGTGTEPGQVQEDTEDARAIPSPGSAEIVATAKGVTIVPAGIKSLGLAVSSVRSGPEETSGKACDRFTFLHLGSGDNTWVMPQLGEMLFCLTSRCPEEFESYGCYCGQEGRGEPRDALDRCCLSHHCCLEQVRRLDCLLERLPRSPVVCVDGTPKCVGQSLCEKLLCVCDQTAAECLASAFYNQSLKSPGRQECQGHRPSCEDGRISASSLGSSSEENSVEAPPPREGLRRTRRFLGKSLGLLGTRPQRGPR; encoded by the exons ATGGATGTGGAGTCAAGGCTGAGCAGTGACAAGCTCCAAGCTCCATATCCCTCTG TGGCCCACCCTCTGGACACCCCACATCTTCCATGGGAGCTGCCTCCAGGACTCTCAGAAAATATCA ATATGACTTTCCTCAACGGGGTGTTTAAAAACGTGGGAGGAGTGGCCGAAATTTTTG actgCCTGGGCTCTCACTTCACCTGGCTGCAGGATGTCTTCACCAACTTCCCCGCACTGCTCCAGTTCGTGAATGGTATGAAGTGTGTGGCTGGTCTCTGCCCCCGGGACTTCGAAGACTACGGCTGTGCCTGCAGGTTTGAGATGGAAGGGCTGCCTGTGGACGAGTCTGACAG CTGTTGCTTCCAGCATCGCAGGTGTTACGAGCAGGCTGCTGAGATCGACTGTCTGCAAGACCCCGCCAAGCTTAGCACAGATGTCAACTGTGTCAGCAAGAGTATCACCTGTG AGTCCGGGGATGCTTGTGGGCACCTGCTGTGTTCCTGTGACAAGGCTGCCATAGAGTGCTTGGCTGAGTCCGGTATCAACTCTTCCCTGAACCTTCTGGACACGTCCTTCTGTCTGGCTCAGCCTCCAG AGACAACCAGCAGGAAAGAGCTGCTGACACTTCTGCCCAGAG TGGTCCCTGTGGAGCCCACGGACTCCAGCCTGACGGCCCTCTCAGGAGAAGATGAACACAGGGGGACCG GGACAGAACCAGGCCAAGTCCAGGAAGACACAGAAGATGCAAGGGCCATACCTTCTCCAG GGTCTGCAGAGATTGTTGCCACAGCTAAAGGTGTAACCATCGTCCCTGCCGGCATTAAATCTCTGGGGTTGGCTGTGTCATCCGTCAGAAGTGGTCCTGAGGAGACATCTGGAAAAG CCTGTGACAGGTTCACCTTCCTGCACCTGGGAAGCGGGGACAACACTTGGGTGATGCCACAGCTTGGAGAGATGCTCTTTTGTCTGACATCCCGGTGCCCGGAGGAATTTGAATCTTACGGCTGTTACTGTGGGCAGGAAGGACGAGGCGAGCCAAGGGACGCTCTGGACAG GTGCTGTTTGTCCCATCACTGCTGCCTGGAGCAGGTGAGAAGGCTGGACTGCCTGCTCGAGAGGCTTCCTCGGTCACCAGTGGTATGCGTGGATGGTACCCCCAAGT GTGTAGGGCAGAGCCTGTGTGAGAAGCTGCTTTGTGTCTGTGACCAGACAGCGGCTGAATGCCTGGCCTCTGCCTTCTACAACCAAAGCCTCAAGTCACCTGGCAGACAGGAGTGCCAGGGCCACCGGCCATCCTGCGAGGATGGCAGGATTTCAGCTTCGTCCCTTGGCTCCAGCTCTGAGGAGAACAGCGTGGAGGCCCCGCCGCCCAGGGAGGGCCTGAGAAGAACCAGAAGATTCCTGGGGAAGTCACTTGGTCTCCTGGGGACCAGGCCACAGCGTGGCCCCAGATAG